GGTCAACGCGAGCGGCACGACGGTCAGGGCGGCGAGCCCTCGAAGCTGCATGGCTCCTCCTCGTCCTCCGGCCCGGGTTCGTGGACGGGCGCGGTGGTTCCCGCCCTGGTCCGCTCGACGTGGGCGGACGTGGGCGGCGGTCTGACGCCGCGTCTGGTGGACGCGCGCGCCTGGGGGAACCTAGGCCATCCCACCTGCGAAAGTGACGGAGGGTGAACAATCCCACGTTCCGATGCGCCCGCGTCCGCGCAGGTCAGGCGGGACACGCCGGCCGGCGCGGCCGGGTCGGCGCAACGGCGGGTGCCGGGCGTGAGACGATCGGGGCGTGACGGCGACGATCCTGGACGGCAAGGCGACCGCGGCGGAGATCAAGGACGAGCTGCGGGTACGGGTCAAGGCACTGGCGGAGCGGGGCATCACCCCCGGGCTGGGCACCGTCCTGGTCGGGGCGGACCCGGGCTCCCAGGCGTACGTCAACGGCAAGCACCGCGACTGCGCCGAGGTGGGCATCGCCTCGCTGCGGCGGGAGCTGCCCGCCGACGCCAGCCAGGAGCAGGTCGACGCGGTGCTGGCCGAGCTGAACGCCGACCCGGCCTGCCACGGCTACATCGTCCAGCTTCCGTTGCCGGGCCACCTGGACACCCAGCGGGTGCTGGAGCTGATCGACCCGGACAAGGACGCCGACGGTCTGCACCCGGTCAACCTCGGTCGGCTGGTGCTCGGCTACGACGGGCCGCTGCCCTGCACCCCGCGCGGCATCGTCGAGCTGCTGCGCCGGCACGAGGTGCCGCTGCGCGGCGCGAACGTCGCCGTGGTCGGCCGCGGCAACACGGTCGGTCGGCCGCTCGGTCTGCTGCTGACCCGGCGCAGTGAGAACGCCACCGTCACCCTCTGCCACACCGGCACCCTCGACCTGACCGCGCACACCCGGGCCGCCGACGTGGTGATCGTGGCCGCCGGGGTGCCCGGCCTGCTCACCGCCGACATGGTCCGGCCCGGGGCCACCGTGGTCGACGTGGGCATCACCCGGGTGATCGGCACGGACGGCAAGGGCCGCTACACCGGCGACGTCGACCCGGAGGTCGCCGAGGTGGCCGGCAAGCTGGTCCCGATGCCCGGCGGGGTGGGCCCGATGACCCGCGCCATGCTGCTGACCAACGTGGTCGAGCGGGCCGAAGGCTGACCTCCGGCCCGGTTCGCGCGGTCGGTGCCTACTGCGTCATATGCCTCCGCCCCTGCCCTGCCCGGTGTCACGATGACTGATACGGTCCGGAAAACCGACTGGTAGCAGGGAGTGGGACGACCATGGGTAAGAAGGTCACTGTCGTCGGGGCC
The sequence above is a segment of the Micromonospora sp. WMMD882 genome. Coding sequences within it:
- a CDS encoding bifunctional methylenetetrahydrofolate dehydrogenase/methenyltetrahydrofolate cyclohydrolase, translating into MTATILDGKATAAEIKDELRVRVKALAERGITPGLGTVLVGADPGSQAYVNGKHRDCAEVGIASLRRELPADASQEQVDAVLAELNADPACHGYIVQLPLPGHLDTQRVLELIDPDKDADGLHPVNLGRLVLGYDGPLPCTPRGIVELLRRHEVPLRGANVAVVGRGNTVGRPLGLLLTRRSENATVTLCHTGTLDLTAHTRAADVVIVAAGVPGLLTADMVRPGATVVDVGITRVIGTDGKGRYTGDVDPEVAEVAGKLVPMPGGVGPMTRAMLLTNVVERAEG